In one Pseudomonas tensinigenes genomic region, the following are encoded:
- a CDS encoding pirin family protein, which translates to MLTLRKASDRGLANHGWLKSFHTFSFASYRDPREQGFSDLLVINDDRVAAGKGFGQHPHRDMEIFSYVLEGALEHKDTLGTGSVIRPGDVQLMSAGSGVAHSEFNHSASKPVHFLQIWIVPEVAGAKPRYQQEHFSAEKKRGRLQLIISPDGKHGSLKVRQDARVFAGLFDGKESATLELAANRYAYVHVARGSVELNGQALREGDGVRVREEQLLTLSNGVDAEVLVFDLRPQELPEMP; encoded by the coding sequence ATGCTGACTCTTCGCAAAGCCTCCGATCGTGGCCTCGCCAATCATGGCTGGTTGAAGTCCTTTCACACCTTTTCCTTCGCCAGCTATCGCGACCCTCGCGAACAGGGTTTTTCCGACCTGCTGGTGATCAACGATGACCGCGTTGCCGCCGGTAAAGGTTTCGGCCAGCACCCGCATCGCGACATGGAGATTTTTTCCTACGTGCTGGAAGGTGCGCTGGAGCACAAGGACACACTGGGCACCGGTTCGGTTATCCGCCCGGGTGACGTGCAATTGATGAGCGCCGGCAGCGGCGTGGCGCACAGCGAGTTCAACCACTCGGCGAGCAAACCGGTGCACTTCCTGCAGATCTGGATTGTGCCGGAGGTTGCCGGTGCCAAACCGCGCTATCAACAAGAGCATTTCAGCGCCGAGAAAAAACGCGGTCGCCTGCAGTTGATCATTTCGCCGGACGGCAAGCACGGTTCGCTCAAGGTGCGTCAGGATGCACGGGTCTTCGCCGGGCTGTTCGACGGCAAGGAAAGCGCCACGCTGGAGCTGGCGGCCAACCGCTATGCCTATGTACATGTCGCACGGGGCAGCGTTGAACTCAATGGCCAGGCATTGCGCGAAGGTGACGGCGTGCGGGTTCGCGAGGAACAGTTGCTGACCTTGAGCAACGGTGTCGATGCCGAAGTGCTGGTGTTCGACCTGCGGCCGCAGGAATTGCCAGAGATGCCATGA
- a CDS encoding helix-turn-helix domain-containing protein — protein sequence MAHLQHSVALAPANEPRKTGVGGLSPQRERQVKQLILERLGESLEVTELARACSLSRSHFSRAFKCSTGLSPQDWIRTQRLARAKLLIRHTDLSLTQISLECGFCDQAHFCHMFTRSEGINPFAWRCQVMREPKVHRSQPAVF from the coding sequence ATGGCTCACTTACAGCACAGCGTCGCCCTCGCCCCTGCCAACGAACCACGCAAGACCGGGGTCGGCGGACTCAGTCCGCAACGTGAACGACAGGTCAAACAACTGATCCTCGAACGTCTGGGCGAAAGCCTTGAGGTCACCGAACTGGCCCGCGCCTGTTCACTGTCACGCAGCCATTTTTCCCGCGCCTTCAAATGCAGCACCGGATTATCGCCGCAGGACTGGATTCGCACCCAGCGCCTGGCCCGAGCCAAGCTGTTGATCCGCCACACTGACTTGAGCCTGACGCAAATCAGCCTGGAGTGCGGGTTCTGCGATCAGGCGCATTTCTGCCATATGTTCACTCGTAGCGAAGGCATCAATCCGTTTGCCTGGCGCTGCCAGGTCATGCGCGAACCCAAAGTCCACCGTTCACAACCCGCCGTGTTTTGA
- a CDS encoding GlxA family transcriptional regulator has product MKTVAMVLFPDFLLLDMAGPLEVFSVANRYLKPDAHYQLITLGIERGPLRASNGVLVHADQTIDDNTEHYDLLLVPGGPGAYNQQFPSLFAWLKGAVQRVDYYGSICTGAFVLGHAGLLDGYRVTTHWNYTERLIKGFPKAHVATDQIFVEDRNLITSGGVTAGIDMALAVVARDHGKKLAQDVAKVLLVVMKRQGGQAQFSPLMAAVAPQDTPITRAQSYVLEHLDEAFTVERMAAIANMSARHFARVFTRDINMTPMEFLQNARIDCARNLLETSDLPLKTVAYKSGFGSVRHMRSLFAEKLGLTPVQYREQFS; this is encoded by the coding sequence ATGAAAACCGTGGCAATGGTGCTGTTCCCCGACTTTCTCCTGCTCGACATGGCTGGGCCATTGGAGGTTTTTTCGGTTGCCAATCGCTACCTGAAACCCGATGCGCACTATCAATTGATCACGCTTGGCATCGAGCGTGGCCCACTTCGGGCGTCCAATGGTGTGTTGGTGCATGCCGACCAAACTATCGACGACAACACCGAACATTATGACCTGCTGTTGGTACCGGGCGGCCCGGGTGCCTACAACCAACAATTTCCGTCGTTGTTCGCCTGGCTCAAAGGTGCTGTTCAGCGCGTCGACTATTACGGTTCGATCTGCACTGGCGCGTTTGTATTGGGTCATGCCGGCTTGCTTGACGGTTACCGTGTAACCACGCACTGGAACTACACCGAACGCCTGATCAAGGGGTTCCCGAAAGCCCATGTCGCGACCGATCAGATCTTTGTCGAAGATCGCAATCTGATTACCTCGGGTGGCGTCACTGCCGGTATCGATATGGCGCTGGCCGTGGTCGCCCGTGATCACGGCAAGAAACTCGCCCAGGATGTAGCCAAAGTCCTGCTGGTGGTGATGAAGCGGCAGGGCGGGCAGGCGCAGTTCAGTCCACTGATGGCTGCCGTGGCACCACAGGACACGCCGATCACTCGCGCGCAGAGTTACGTGCTGGAACACCTCGACGAAGCGTTCACTGTCGAGCGCATGGCCGCTATTGCCAATATGAGCGCGCGGCATTTCGCGCGGGTGTTCACCCGTGACATCAATATGACGCCGATGGAATTTCTGCAGAATGCGCGCATTGATTGCGCGCGGAATCTGCTGGAAACCAGTGATCTGCCGCTTAAAACCGTGGCTTATAAAAGTGGTTTCGGCAGTGTGCGGCACATGCGTTCGCTGTTCGCTGAAAAGCTCGGCCTGACCCCCGTGCAATACCGCGAACAGTTCAGTTAG
- a CDS encoding ATP-binding protein, which produces MSLSPNQALGFGPYRIHPGQRRVLEGEQPLRLGRRAMDILLILLAHAGEVVSKQQLMAGVWPDSVVEDINLRVHMAALRKALGDGQAGQRYIITVAQRGYSFVAPVLPQSMEERPVGDAGGRHNLPLRRTRMIGRQPLVDSLMTQLPRQRCITLVGPGGIGKTTVALRVAEQLIGHYRDGIRLLDLAPLKDPRLICSHLATLLDLALIEGDPLAALVNGLQQRQMLLLLDNCEHLIDAVAALSESILRGAPQVHILATSRESLRAEGEFVQRLDSLEYPSMPAILNREQALSFSALQLFIERVTAAQESFELSDAQLPQVIEICHRLDGIPLALELAAAQVAELGLDGLLSQLQGRLAPLAAGNQSSLERHLTLRATLDWSFNLLDGCEQTCLRRLGVFRGGFTLESAAAVIVGQQIDPSMVFVSISQLVAKSLLSVEVGDEEVFYRLLDTTRRYALEKLDHAAECEETRERHAERCLALMQQAQNDWDNTPTALWIERYARGLEDLRAALDWSLNGVGPGGLGIRLAAASAPLWQELSLLKEYGSYVRRALSLFDELGEPCPRLKISLKLALGSACYHTWGGTPETIEAFAEARQLAHEHDDVAGQLRAVSGHMAVNLSCGHYRMALAQSEHFDRLGLHGDPLLSLSTHRLRVLALHYAGDQPQARIHAEQVLQRMAHSGHVNRFTHGFGVQYDQSVASLTVLARVLWLQGLPEQAWHTARLALDIAVQIDHGTSICYTLALASCLIAHYNGDEQNARALLQLLLEQSQKHSVLLFNTWARHYAQVIDAQAKAPMPTDSSGGLIREIMVTLDGRFVDDALLVRALSGDAGWSTAEILRARADALLNDYLGCLDGPLREQARSHMGSEYTQNLCGSEPAREGAIQEAEALLQQSLAIARTQGALAWELRSATSLAQLWQRQSRCREALDLLTPIYQRFTEGYATPDLRKVRLLIDELSEHVHA; this is translated from the coding sequence TTGAGTCTTTCCCCGAATCAGGCCCTCGGGTTTGGCCCCTATCGGATTCATCCCGGACAACGACGGGTGCTCGAAGGCGAACAGCCGTTGCGACTCGGTCGACGGGCGATGGACATCCTCCTGATTCTGCTGGCCCACGCCGGCGAAGTAGTGAGCAAACAGCAATTGATGGCCGGGGTCTGGCCGGACAGCGTGGTCGAAGACATCAACTTGCGTGTACACATGGCGGCGTTACGCAAGGCTCTCGGTGATGGTCAGGCCGGGCAGCGTTACATCATCACCGTGGCGCAACGCGGTTACAGTTTCGTCGCCCCGGTTTTACCGCAATCCATGGAGGAGCGTCCTGTGGGCGATGCTGGCGGTCGGCACAATTTGCCCTTGCGGCGCACGCGCATGATCGGCCGCCAGCCGCTGGTCGACAGTTTGATGACGCAGTTGCCACGCCAACGCTGCATCACCTTGGTTGGCCCCGGCGGGATCGGTAAAACCACGGTGGCCTTGCGCGTGGCCGAACAGTTGATCGGCCATTACCGCGACGGTATTCGGCTGCTGGACCTGGCACCGCTCAAGGATCCTCGGCTGATTTGCTCGCACCTGGCCACCCTGCTCGATCTGGCGTTAATCGAAGGCGATCCACTGGCGGCGCTGGTCAATGGTCTGCAACAGCGACAAATGCTGTTACTGCTCGACAACTGCGAACACCTGATCGATGCCGTCGCGGCGCTCAGCGAAAGCATTCTGCGCGGCGCACCGCAGGTGCATATCCTCGCTACCAGCCGCGAGAGTCTGCGAGCCGAAGGCGAATTCGTGCAGCGTCTGGATTCCCTCGAATACCCGTCGATGCCAGCGATATTGAATCGCGAGCAAGCGCTGAGCTTCTCGGCGCTGCAGCTGTTCATCGAACGGGTCACGGCCGCGCAGGAAAGCTTTGAACTGAGCGACGCGCAGTTGCCGCAAGTGATCGAGATCTGCCACCGCCTCGACGGCATTCCCCTGGCGCTGGAGCTGGCGGCTGCGCAGGTCGCCGAACTGGGCCTGGACGGTCTGCTGAGCCAGTTGCAGGGGCGCCTGGCGCCGTTGGCGGCGGGCAATCAAAGCAGTCTTGAACGCCACCTCACCCTGCGCGCTACGCTGGACTGGAGTTTCAATCTGCTAGACGGTTGCGAGCAAACCTGTCTGCGCCGTCTCGGCGTGTTTCGCGGAGGGTTTACCCTGGAGTCAGCGGCGGCGGTGATCGTTGGCCAACAAATCGACCCCAGCATGGTGTTTGTGTCGATCAGCCAACTGGTGGCCAAATCCCTGCTCAGCGTCGAGGTCGGTGATGAAGAGGTGTTCTATCGCCTGCTCGACACGACCCGCCGTTATGCCTTGGAAAAACTCGACCATGCCGCCGAATGCGAGGAAACCCGTGAACGCCATGCTGAACGCTGTCTGGCGTTGATGCAGCAGGCGCAAAACGATTGGGACAACACGCCAACGGCGTTGTGGATCGAACGCTATGCCCGAGGCCTGGAAGATTTGCGCGCGGCGCTGGACTGGAGCCTCAACGGTGTCGGCCCGGGCGGATTGGGAATTCGCCTGGCAGCGGCGTCGGCGCCTTTGTGGCAGGAGTTGTCGCTGCTCAAGGAATACGGCAGCTATGTACGGCGGGCGCTGAGCCTGTTTGACGAACTGGGCGAACCCTGCCCGCGCCTGAAAATCTCCCTGAAACTGGCCCTCGGCAGTGCCTGCTATCACACGTGGGGCGGCACCCCGGAAACCATCGAAGCGTTCGCCGAGGCCCGCCAGTTGGCCCACGAACATGACGATGTCGCCGGGCAATTGCGCGCGGTGTCCGGACACATGGCGGTCAACCTCAGCTGCGGCCACTATCGCATGGCGCTGGCACAGAGTGAGCACTTCGACCGCCTCGGTCTGCACGGCGACCCGCTGTTGTCGCTGAGCACCCACCGCTTGCGGGTTTTGGCCCTGCACTATGCCGGCGACCAACCGCAGGCGCGCATTCATGCCGAGCAGGTGCTGCAGCGCATGGCGCACAGCGGCCATGTCAACCGCTTCACTCACGGTTTTGGCGTGCAGTACGACCAGAGTGTCGCGTCGCTGACGGTGTTGGCGCGGGTGCTATGGCTGCAGGGTTTGCCGGAGCAAGCGTGGCATACGGCACGGCTGGCCCTGGATATTGCGGTGCAGATCGACCATGGCACTTCGATTTGCTACACCCTGGCGCTGGCCAGTTGCCTGATCGCCCATTACAACGGCGATGAGCAGAACGCCCGGGCATTGTTGCAACTGTTGCTGGAGCAATCGCAGAAACATTCGGTGCTGCTGTTCAATACGTGGGCGCGGCACTACGCGCAGGTGATTGACGCGCAAGCCAAGGCGCCGATGCCGACGGACAGCAGCGGAGGACTGATTCGGGAAATCATGGTCACGCTGGATGGCCGCTTTGTGGATGACGCGCTGCTTGTGCGGGCGTTGAGTGGGGATGCGGGGTGGAGCACGGCGGAAATCCTGCGGGCTCGGGCTGATGCGTTATTGAATGACTATCTGGGTTGTCTGGACGGGCCCCTTCGCGAGCAGGCTCGCTCCCACATGGGGTCTGAGTACACCCAAAATCTCTGTGGGAGCGAGCCTGCTCGCGAAGGGGCCATTCAGGAAGCCGAAGCACTCCTGCAACAATCCCTGGCCATCGCCCGCACCCAAGGCGCGCTCGCCTGGGAACTGCGCAGTGCCACGTCACTCGCGCAACTCTGGCAACGCCAATCGCGCTGCCGCGAGGCGTTGGATTTGCTCACGCCGATCTACCAACGCTTCACCGAGGGCTATGCGACCCCGGACTTGCGCAAGGTGCGCTTGCTGATCGACGAATTAAGCGAGCACGTGCACGCATGA
- a CDS encoding ATP-binding protein, producing MDSLNDLNMASVLYFGPYAFHLRQRLILDGDRPLRMGGRALDILQVLVERAGRVVRKEQLIALVWPTSVVEEINLRVHIAALRRALGDGENGQRYIVNVPQCGYSFVAPVRCDSAAQVLFEGLQTPRHNLSARLTPVAGRDSLVGGLVRRMPLCRLMTVTGAAGVGKSTVALRVAELLLQYYRDGVWQIDLSLIDDNTPLLDHVLRTLESDLTGLSTRHALLILDNADHRRDACRAAVETLLDAAPRLSILATSREALQVSLETVQCVPPLAIPKRSAGDCITEAMGHSSVQLFVSRARARQHDFRLREQDVKAVLEICRQLDGLPLAIELAAAQIDALALVGLQAQMANGLQVLSHGRRTAVLRHQSMQAALDWSYQRLSEQEQRALQRLSVFKMAFTLEAALAVISCPQLASSPLAALIDGLARKSLLVVERGGSAGRYRMLNTTRCYAREQLDRSGEGIELERRHARYINRIRQASCVHVLA from the coding sequence ATGGATAGCCTCAACGATTTGAACATGGCATCGGTGCTGTATTTCGGCCCCTACGCCTTCCACTTGCGCCAACGGCTGATACTCGATGGAGATCGGCCGTTGCGCATGGGCGGTCGTGCGCTGGACATTCTGCAAGTGCTGGTCGAACGTGCAGGTCGAGTGGTGCGAAAGGAGCAATTAATCGCCCTGGTGTGGCCGACGTCGGTGGTCGAAGAGATCAACCTGCGGGTGCACATCGCGGCGCTCCGTCGGGCCTTGGGGGATGGCGAAAACGGTCAGCGTTACATCGTTAACGTGCCGCAATGCGGTTACAGCTTTGTTGCCCCGGTCCGTTGTGACAGTGCCGCGCAAGTACTCTTCGAGGGCCTGCAAACGCCCAGGCATAATTTGTCTGCGCGACTGACCCCAGTCGCCGGGCGTGACTCGCTGGTCGGCGGGCTGGTTCGACGAATGCCGCTGTGTCGACTGATGACCGTCACGGGCGCGGCTGGTGTGGGTAAATCCACTGTCGCGTTGCGGGTCGCGGAACTGCTGTTGCAGTACTACAGAGACGGCGTATGGCAGATCGATCTGAGCTTGATCGACGACAACACACCGCTGCTCGATCATGTGCTGCGCACCTTGGAAAGCGACTTGACCGGACTGTCGACTCGCCATGCATTGCTGATACTGGATAACGCTGACCATCGGCGCGATGCCTGCAGAGCAGCGGTAGAAACGTTGCTTGACGCGGCGCCTCGACTGTCGATTCTCGCCACCAGCCGCGAAGCCTTGCAGGTCAGTCTGGAAACCGTTCAGTGCGTACCACCGCTGGCGATCCCGAAACGCTCGGCAGGCGATTGCATCACTGAAGCCATGGGGCATTCGTCGGTGCAGTTGTTCGTCAGCCGTGCCCGGGCTCGACAGCATGATTTCCGCTTGCGCGAGCAGGATGTCAAAGCCGTGCTTGAGATCTGTCGCCAGCTCGACGGTTTGCCCTTGGCGATCGAACTGGCCGCGGCGCAGATCGATGCATTGGCGTTGGTGGGCTTGCAGGCGCAAATGGCCAATGGTCTGCAAGTGCTCAGCCACGGTCGGCGCACCGCTGTGCTACGCCACCAATCGATGCAGGCGGCCCTCGACTGGAGCTATCAACGCCTGAGCGAGCAAGAGCAACGCGCGCTGCAGCGTTTATCGGTGTTCAAAATGGCGTTTACCCTGGAGGCGGCGCTGGCGGTGATCAGTTGTCCGCAACTGGCGTCATCGCCGCTTGCCGCGCTCATTGACGGCCTGGCGCGCAAGTCATTGCTGGTGGTGGAGCGGGGTGGCAGTGCAGGCCGGTACCGAATGCTCAATACCACCCGCTGTTATGCCCGCGAACAGCTTGATCGCAGCGGGGAAGGGATTGAGCTTGAACGCCGACATGCGCGTTACATCAACCGAATTCGCCAGGCCTCATGCGTGCACGTGCTCGCTTAA